The Onychostoma macrolepis isolate SWU-2019 unplaced genomic scaffold, ASM1243209v1 Scaffold20, whole genome shotgun sequence nucleotide sequence aaattactgtaaaatggttacagtattattactgtaattgcatttacagtataataatggctttactgtatttactgttaagtgctttgacacgatctgtattgttaaaagcgctatacaaataaaggtgacttgacttgactattttcatttacagtagtattactgtattttcatttacagtattacagcattttcatttacagtatttttaccgtattttcatttacagtatcagtgctgtagtgtttattttcatgtagtttaaacattttttacctgtaaaaaacaatcaaattgtgGTACAGCACTGTAATCCATGATTTTTACCACCCCAACcccataaaaatcacaataactcatGAGCATTAGCTCTgataatattctttttaattgttgaacattttcttttaaaggtgctgtatgtaggattgacaccctGCGGTTGAACtcggtattgcagtccaaattaaaaatattggagacgttttttttcacccggcccctcctccgcAGACTTGAcacacacgcaggttgccagattaatgaCACCAACAGAAACGAGCGCACATTatgatgaatgaaattaaatatgctGTGTTTTCCTCCTactggcaacccgcggtgccgaaatacaatcgggtaaactggcagtgggcgtgtttcacaaaccataacaaacacagacattccgggccggaatgcacattttcaaaggagaatagctgactgtagcattgtttttcagataaacaagtatgttaacttagcatgtttcttaaatatctgcaaacatattatggtatttttatgctttagtagagtcaaaatcctacatacagcacctttaacgCTAATGTAAATCAGCGATGAGTGACAGGACAGGGGCACTTCAGGGGCCAATCAGATTTCAGCGGGGGCTGGTGCCCCTCTGGCCCCACCCCTAGATCCGCCCCTGATCTGCATAACTATCGAATATTAAATCACTCAGAGCTGTAAATCTGTGCAATAGATACGTGAGcacttttaatgagtaaaaGAGACCTTCTCtgtgattataatttttttatttattaaagactataataGTTATCTAAAAGCAGTAGGCGTAATGTAGTACAGTGATTCCTGGTTCTTTTTAAAGGACTGAGCAACAAAACCAGgaatttaatttgtgcatatagcctatatataaaagtataaataaaaatgttgcagagaaattaacatttattgcttaaatacgcactaaagcacattaataataatatttgctgtaggtcagatttaataacagctgttttagtaaataaaaacatttaaaataggcctacatgcaaaaaaaaagaaaaaaaagaaaaagaaaggggTTTCTTTCAGCAAGGTTTTTATTCCCATCATTCACACATAAAACCCCAGTTCACACTGATGGACTATTTGGTATTATTGTCTTTTTTGTCACCGcagttgttctttaaaataaaacaatattactgatgaactgatcaaaagtaggctactgttcacatgtgttttactactatatagtatagtaatatagtaataatttagtactttctcctttttattgttggtttcctcttttctgatcatttggaatgaggataaaaagacaaaaaaaaaaaaacatgcaaataagttcaaatatcaattcaatatctactatttcctgaatattatgaaattcaagagggccgccccctgatgacatcataatatgcaaattagatgtaTTAGATGtattttagagtatatttacaccccacataaactttcggtcatgcccaacatttttctaatttacagtagatctctatctttaagcactttcaagccacaagcttttgaaatcttgatgtcaaaatcctgcatttttccccaaaaaaaccccTGATGCCTAAAAGGGTTAAAGAACAGACCTTTCTCCCTCTTTCCAGCTTTCTCCTCATCAATTTCTCTCCTCACACgcatctctgtctctcttctgACTGTGTCTAACATCATCtgatgttctctctctctcctctcctcttcttctcttctctctttctcctgtTCATATTCCTTCCTCACACATGCCTCAGTCTCTTCTCTGACTCTGTCTAACATCATCtgatgttctctctctctcctctcctcctctgctctcttctcctcctctcttctcctctccGTCTCCAGCATCACCTCTAGTGTGTAACAGGAGTTTCTGTTCTCAGACACCAGTCTGTCGATCTTCTCTATGAGTTCAGTCACCTGCTGTCTGTTTGCTGGAGCTTTAATGTTAAACTCACGATATCTCTGACCGCATCGCTCAATAAAAGCAGATAACTGAGGATTTGCCCTGATCATCTCTCCTAGTGATCTCATGTGTCTCTGATCTGCGTGAGTGAAGAGCACTAGAGTAAATCTGAGAGCTTCTGCTCCAAACTTCTGCTCAAACCAGCTGATGAACTCCATCTCCTGCTCAGTGAAAGTGCTTAAAGGCAGAAAGAGCAGGATGACATGAGCTCCTGCTGAACATAATTCAAGAGCTCTCTTCAGCTCCGAGTCTGAATCAAAGTCAGTGTGAGTGGAGAATCTGAAGTCTGGAGTATCGATCACTGTCACGCTCCTGTTATGAACAGATCCAGTGTGTGATTTACAGACTCTGGTCACTGATGAAGAGCTCTTTTCTGACTCAAACACCCGATCATTAAAGATGAGGTTTCCTGTGGTGCTTTTCCCGTATCCGGTTTTACCGATCAGCAGCAGCCGGAGATCTTCATCATCTGCTTCTCCTCTGAACACTGTGTTCTCAAAGCTCTGAAGAACACAGAACAACACAACGAATGTCACTTGAAGCAGCCACAATTACATacgctttaaaaataaataaatacaaatgtccTCATAAAGTGTTGCTCACCTGATACATCATGTTCTCTTCTTGCTTCTTCAAAGAC carries:
- the LOC131535245 gene encoding GTPase IMAP family member 4-like, encoding MERPASLKKQEENMMYQSFENTVFRGEADDEDLRLLLIGKTGYGKSTTGNLIFNDRVFESEKSSSSVTRVCKSHTGSVHNRSVTVIDTPDFRFSTHTDFDSDSELKRALELCSAGAHVILLFLPLSTFTEQEMEFISWFEQKFGAEALRFTLVLFTHADQRHMRSLGEMIRANPQLSAFIERCGQRYREFNIKAPANRQQVTELIEKIDRLVSENRNSCYTLEVMLETERRREEEKRAEEERREREHQMMLDRVREETEACVRKEYEQEKERREEEERREREHQMMLDTVRRETEMRVRREIDEEKAGKREKGLFFNPFRHQGFFWGKMQDFDIKISKACGLKVLKDRDLL